The DNA sequence GGGGGTGGCACACCGGACGGCACGCGCCGCGCGGTGCTCGGCGCCGCTCTGGCCGTCGGCGGCCTGGTCCTCCTGGCCCTCGGCGGCGCCCAGGCCCAGGCCCTCGGTCCCGCCGCCGTGGCGGCGCTCGCGGTGCTCGGCGGCGCCGCGCTGGTGGTGGCGCCGTGGGCCGTGCGGCTGGTGCGGGACCTCGGCGAGGAGCGGACCGCCAGGCTGCGGGAGGCGGAGCGGGCCGAGGTGGCCGCCCACCTGCACGACTCCGTGCTCCAGACCCTCGCGCTGCTGCAGCGCCACAGCGACGACTCCGCCACCGTCACCCGCCTCGCCCGCCGCCAGGAGCGGGAGCTGCGCGACTGGCTCTACGGCGGGCGGGCGCGTGCGGGGGAGGAGGGGCCGGAGCGGACCCTGGCCGAACGGGTGCGCGCGGAGGCCGCGGACGTCGAGGACGCCGTCGGCGTGCCCGTGGAGGTGGTCGTCGTGGGGGACCGCGAGGTGGGACGCGTCGAGGAGGCCCTGGTCGCCGCGTTGCGGGAGGCGGTGCTCAACGCCGTGCGCCACGGCCGTCCCCCGGTCCAGGTGTACCTGGAGGCCGGGAGCGGTGGTGCCGAGGCCTTCGTGCGCGACCACGGTGGCGGCTTCGACCCGGAGGCGGTGCCCGCCGACCGCCGCGGCGTGCGCGAGTCGGTCCTCGGCAGGATGACCAGGGCGGGCGGCTCCGCGCAGGTGGGTCCCGCCCCGGGGGGAGGCACCGAGGTGGTGCTCCGCACGGCAGCAGTGGCTGCTGGTGCGGCCGAGCCCGGTCGGGTGCAGGACGAGCAGGACGGAGCAGGGGGGTGAGCGGGTTGAGGGTGCTCCTCGTCGACGACCACGCGCTGGTGCGCTCGGGGGTGCGGGCCGTGCTCCCGCCCGACCTCGTGGTGGTCGGTGAGGCCGACGACGTCGGCTCCGCTGTGGAGGCCGTCCAGCGCCACGCGCCCGACGTCGTCCTCCTCGACGTGCACCTGCCGGGGGGCGACGCACCCGGCGGCGCCGGCAGCGGCGGCGCGGAGGTGCTGCGCCGCTGCGCGGGTGCGCAGCGGGCCGACGGCCAGCCGGTGCGCTTCCTCGCCCTCAGCGTCTCCGACGCCGCCGAGGACGTCATCGCCGTGGTGCGCGCCGGGGCCCGCGGCTACGTGACGAAGTCCGTGGACGCCGCGTCGCTCGCCGACGCGGTGCGCCGCGTCGCCGAGGGCGACGCCGTGTTCTCCCCGCGACTGGCCGGCTTCGTGCTGGACGCCTTCGGCGCGGTCGGCGGCGCCGCCGAGGTCGCCACCACCGACGCCGAGCTGGACCGGCTCTCCGCCCGCGAGCGCGAGGTGATGCGCCTCATCGCCCGCGGGTACGCCTACAAGGACGTGGCGCGCCAGCTGTTCATCTCGGTGAAGACGGTGGAGACCCACGTCTCGGCGGTGCTGCGCAAGCTGCAGCTGTCGAGCCGCCACGAGCTGACGCGCTGGGCCAGCGACCGCCGCCTCCTGTGACGCCTGCGCCGACGTCTGCTCCGGCCTCCTGGCGGGCCCACAGGGCAGGCACGTCGTCGGGGTGGAGCGGCTCGCTCACCGCGCTGCCCTGGGCGAGCAGGCAGCGCCCCGGGGCCAGCTGCCGCAGCAGGTCGAGGTGCTCGGAGCTCCGGACGCCCTCGGCGGTCACGGGGACGCCGAGCCCGTGGCCCAGCTCCACGAGGGTGCGCACGACCACGGCCGACCTCACGTCGTCCACCGCCTGCTCCACGAACCGGCGGTCGATCTTGAGGCCGTCCACGTGCAGCTCCGACAGGTGGCTGAGCCCCGCCGCCCCGCTGCCGACGTCGTCGAGGGTGATGGCCACGCCGAGCGCCCGCAGCGCGCGCAGCGCCGGCTGAGCGGCGCGCAGGTGAGCGGCGGTGGCCACCTCCGGCAGCTCCAGCCGCAGGGCGCGGGAGGGCACGTCCGCGTGCGCCAGCTCCCGCGCCACCACGGCGGGCAGCTCCGGGCACAGCAGTCCTGCGACCGAGAGGTTGACGTTGAGGTGGTCGGGCACCGCGTCGCCGTGCCCGGCCACCCACCGCGCCCGCTGCGCCAGCGCCGTGCGGAGGACGTGGACGTCGAGGTCCGCGGAGTAGCCGGCCGCCGCGACGTCGTCGAGGAAGTCAGCCGGGGCGAGCAGACCCCGCTCGGGGTGGCGCCACCGCACCAGCGCCTCCAGGCTGCGCACCGACCCGTCGGCCACGGCCACGATCGGCTGGTAGTGGACCTCCAGCTGCCCGGCAGCGGCAGCGGCCTCGAAGGCGCGCCGGTCGGGTGACACCGGTGCCGCCGCGCTGCACCACGAGGCGTCCACCACCTCCGAGCGCTGGCCGCCGGCCTGCTTGGCGCGGTAGGCGGCGAGGTCGGCCTCGTGCAGCAGGGCGCTGGGCTCGGCCGGCAGGGCCGCGCACACCGCCACCCCCGCGCTCGCCCGGCCGGGCAGCACCCGGCCGCCCAGCTCGTGAGGACGTGCCAGCGCGGCCTGCAGGCCCGCTGCCAGGCGCTGGCCGTCCGCGGGGGTGGCGTCCGGGACCAGCACCGCGAACTCGTCACCGCCGAGGCGGGCCACCACGGCCTGCGGTCCCGCGCAGCCGCGGAGGCGGTCGGCGGTGCAGCGCAGCAGCTGGTCTCCGGTGGCGTGCCCGGAGGAGTCGTTCACGGCCTTGAAGCCGTCGAGGTCGACGAAGGCGACGACGGCGCCCCCGGTGCCCGCGCAGACCTCGTCCAGGCGGCGCAGGAAGTGCGCGCGGTTGGCCAGCCCGGTCAGCGGGTCGGTGAGGGCCTCCACCGCGAGCTGCGCCGACAGCGCCCGGAAGACGTGCTCAGCCTCCAGCAGCCGCAGGTCCCCGTCCGGGCGGCGCACCAGCACCTCGGAGAACCGGCGAGACCGCTCGCGGGCCAGGAGCAGCTCCGCGGCCCGCGGCACGCCCGTGCGCGCGTCCAGGACGAGCACGTCGCGGTCGGCGAGCTGGCCCACCGGCCGCTGGGCGTGCAGGGAGCGGCCGTAGCCGAAGCGCCCGCTCATGGCGCTGAGGAAGGCGGCGCGCGAGAGGAGACCGGGCGCGGTCGGGGCGCCCGCTGCGCCGTCGACGTCGGGTCGACCGTCCTGGCCGTCGTCGGTGACGGCAAGGCACAGCAGCTCGGGGTCGGCGCGGAAGGCCTCGTCCACCTGCCAGCACGGGGTGGCCGACGGCACGGACCTCAAGGGCTGGCCGAGGTCGTCGACGCACGCCACCGGATCCGCCTCGAGCAGGGCCTGGGGCACCTCGCTCACGCCGACCTCCGGGGGGACACGAGGGTGGAGTGTGTCAGTGATCCGCACCCGTGGGAGACCACCGCTGCGGAGCGGGGCTGCGGACCCGGCGGCGGAGCCGGGCACGAGATCGTCAGGCGCACCTAGGTTAGCCTCACCTCATCGCGAGCCCCAGAGCTCAGCCCCCTCACGTCCCAGCCCTGGAGCAGCAGCCCCGTGCCCATCCGCCTGTCCCGCCCCCGCACCCGCACCGGCGCCCTCGCCGCCGCCCTCGTGGCCGTCCTCGCCGGCGCGCTCACGGGCTGCGGCGCCTCCGAGCCGGTCGAGGCCCCCGCGACGGTAGCTCCGGCTGGAGAGGGACGCACCCAGTACCCGCTCGTGCTGGACAACTGCGGCCAGCAGGTCGTGGTCGACGCCCCGCCGCAGCGCGTCGCCTCCCTCGACCAGGGCTCCACCGAGATCCTGCTGTCGCTCGGGCTCGCCGACCGCGTGGTCGGCACCGCCTCCTGGACCGACCCCGTGCTGCCGGAGCTCGCCGAGGCCGGCGCCTCCGTGCCGCGCCTGGCCGACAACGCCCCCACCTACGAGGTGCTCCTCGGTGCCGACCCCGACTTCGTCACCGCCTCCTTCGGGCGCCACTTCGCCGAGGGCGGGGTCACCACCCGCGAGCGGCTCGCGGAGACCGGTGTCGACAGCTACCTGTCGCCCACCGACTGCGAGGGCTCGACGAGCATCAACGGCGGCGGCACCCGCACCCGCCCGGTGACCGTGGAGGCGGTGTACCAGGAGGTGCACGAGCTGGCCGAGGTCTTCGACGTCGCCGACCGCGGCGACGCGCTCGTCGCCCGGCTCCAGCAGCGCGCAGCGGCCGCCACCGAGGGCATGGACCTGTCGGGCACCACGGTCGCGTTCTGGTTCGCCGACACCTCCACCCCGTACATCGCCGGCGGCTTCGGGGCGCCCGCGCTGCTCACCGCGCCGACCGGCCTGCAGAACGCCTTCGCGGACCGGCCTGAGGACTGGAACGCCACCGGGTGGGAGACCGTCGTGGCCGCCCAGCCCGACGTGCTGGTGCTGGGCGACCTGCAGCGCGACAGGTTCAGCGGCGACCGCCTCGACGACAAGACCGCCTTCCTCGCCGCCGACCCGCTCACCTCGACCATGGACGCGGTGCAGCACCAGCGGTACATCGCGCTCCACGGCGCCGAGATGAACCCCTCCATCCGCTTCGTCGACGGCCTGGAGAAGGTGCGCGCCTGGTACGACGAGCACCGGGACGAGCTCTGAGCAGGACGACGGCGGCGCCGTCGTCGCCGTCCCGCGCAGCGGCCGGTGGCCGTCCGTGGCAGCGGGGGCTGGTCCCGGCGGCGGTGCTGGTCGCGGGCGCTGTCCTCCTGGTCTGGTCGGTCGGGGTGGCCACCACCCTCGGGCCCGCCGACGTCTCCCTGGTCAACGTCCGCGACGTGCTCCTCAACCACCTGACCGGCGCCGGGATCCCCGTGCGCGCCTCCGAGGACGCCATCGTCTGGGAGGAGCGCCTGCCGCGGGCCCTGGTGGCCGCGGCCTGCGGCGCGGGCCTGTCGGTGTGCGGCGTGGTGCTCCAGTCGCTGCTGCGCAACGCCCTGGCCGACCCCTTCGTCCTGGGGATCTCCTCCGGTGCCTCCGCCGGCGCCGTCGTCATCGGGGTCATGGGCCTGGGCGGCGGGGTGCTGGGGCTGTCCGGCGGGGCCTTCGTGGGGGCGCTGCTGGCCTTCGCCGCGGTGCTGGGGCTGACCCGGCTGGCTGGCGGCGGCACGACCGTGGTCGTGCTGGCCGGGGTGGCCAGCACCCAGCTATTCTCCGCGCTCACCTCGCTGGTCGTCTTCGCCGTGGCCGACTCCGACCAGGTCCGCGGGGTCGTGTTCTGGCTGCTCGGGTCGCTGGAGGGCGTGCGGTGGCCCGACGTCGTGCTCACCGGCTCGGTGGTGCTAGTCGGGGTGGCGGTGTGCGTGGTGGCCGCCCGCTCGCTGGACGCCCTCGCCTTCGGCGACGACCTCGCGTCCTCCCTCGGCGTCCCCGTGGCGCACCTGCGGGCGGGCCTGCTGGTGCTCACCGCGCTGCTCACCGCCGCGCTGGTCAGCGTGGTCGGAGCCGTGGGCTTCGTGGGGCTGGTGCTCCCGCACGCCGCGCGCCTGCTCGTGGGCCAGTCGCACCTGCGGCTGGTGCCCGTGGCGGCGCTGCTCGGAGCGGTGTTCGTGGTCTGGGTCGACGCGGTGGGCCGGGTGGCCTTCGCGCCCACCCCGCTGCCCGTGGGCGTCGGGACCGCGCTGGTGGGCGTGCCCGTGTTTGCCGCGCTCCTCGTGCGCCGGCGCCGTCGCGCCTGAGCGTCAGTCGGGGACCACCAGCACCCGCGCGTGGAGCACGCTGCGCTGCTGCAGCGCCGCTCTCAGGGCCCGGTGGAGCCCGTCCTCCAGGTAGAGCGCGCCTCGCCACTGCACCACGTGGGCGAACAGGTCTCCGTAGAAGGTCGAGTCCTCCGACAGCAGGTTGACCAGGTCCAGCGTGCGCTTGGTGGTCACGAGCTCGTCCAGGCGCACCTGCCGCGGGGGCACGGCGGCCCACTGGCGGGGGGTGTCGCAGCCGTGCTCGGGGTAGGGCCGGGAGTCTCCGACGCGGGCGAAGATCACCCCGTCGAGCCTACGCCGCGCCGTCCGGACGCCCTCAGGCGACGACCGCCAGGTGCCGTCGGCGGGTGCTGGGCACCGGGGCGCGACCGTTAGCCGCGGGGGGCGTCCCGCCGACCAGCAGGGCCCCCGAGCAGGCGGTGCACACCCGCTCGGGACACGCCTCGCCGTGCCCCTCGGCACACGGAGGGACCTCGAAGGGCCGCGGCCCCGAGCACCAGGGGCAGTGCAGCTCCTCCAGCACGT is a window from the Quadrisphaera setariae genome containing:
- a CDS encoding ATP-binding protein — translated: MSTTSASAPAAGTRRRPPLRRPARGRWAGGVAAGTARHLHLPVAVARVLWLGLVAAGGAGLVGYALLWVLVPADGEGVPAGSGRGAVERLARWSPSGGAGAQLVVGAVLLATGVQLVLQRSSADTASGVLVPVAAGLAGAVVAWGSLEPARRTALLLQVGGGTPDGTRRAVLGAALAVGGLVLLALGGAQAQALGPAAVAALAVLGGAALVVAPWAVRLVRDLGEERTARLREAERAEVAAHLHDSVLQTLALLQRHSDDSATVTRLARRQERELRDWLYGGRARAGEEGPERTLAERVRAEAADVEDAVGVPVEVVVVGDREVGRVEEALVAALREAVLNAVRHGRPPVQVYLEAGSGGAEAFVRDHGGGFDPEAVPADRRGVRESVLGRMTRAGGSAQVGPAPGGGTEVVLRTAAVAAGAAEPGRVQDEQDGAGG
- a CDS encoding LuxR C-terminal-related transcriptional regulator, whose protein sequence is MSGLRVLLVDDHALVRSGVRAVLPPDLVVVGEADDVGSAVEAVQRHAPDVVLLDVHLPGGDAPGGAGSGGAEVLRRCAGAQRADGQPVRFLALSVSDAAEDVIAVVRAGARGYVTKSVDAASLADAVRRVAEGDAVFSPRLAGFVLDAFGAVGGAAEVATTDAELDRLSAREREVMRLIARGYAYKDVARQLFISVKTVETHVSAVLRKLQLSSRHELTRWASDRRLL
- a CDS encoding ABC transporter substrate-binding protein — its product is MRLSRPRTRTGALAAALVAVLAGALTGCGASEPVEAPATVAPAGEGRTQYPLVLDNCGQQVVVDAPPQRVASLDQGSTEILLSLGLADRVVGTASWTDPVLPELAEAGASVPRLADNAPTYEVLLGADPDFVTASFGRHFAEGGVTTRERLAETGVDSYLSPTDCEGSTSINGGGTRTRPVTVEAVYQEVHELAEVFDVADRGDALVARLQQRAAAATEGMDLSGTTVAFWFADTSTPYIAGGFGAPALLTAPTGLQNAFADRPEDWNATGWETVVAAQPDVLVLGDLQRDRFSGDRLDDKTAFLAADPLTSTMDAVQHQRYIALHGAEMNPSIRFVDGLEKVRAWYDEHRDEL
- a CDS encoding putative bifunctional diguanylate cyclase/phosphodiesterase; translation: MSEVPQALLEADPVACVDDLGQPLRSVPSATPCWQVDEAFRADPELLCLAVTDDGQDGRPDVDGAAGAPTAPGLLSRAAFLSAMSGRFGYGRSLHAQRPVGQLADRDVLVLDARTGVPRAAELLLARERSRRFSEVLVRRPDGDLRLLEAEHVFRALSAQLAVEALTDPLTGLANRAHFLRRLDEVCAGTGGAVVAFVDLDGFKAVNDSSGHATGDQLLRCTADRLRGCAGPQAVVARLGGDEFAVLVPDATPADGQRLAAGLQAALARPHELGGRVLPGRASAGVAVCAALPAEPSALLHEADLAAYRAKQAGGQRSEVVDASWCSAAAPVSPDRRAFEAAAAAGQLEVHYQPIVAVADGSVRSLEALVRWRHPERGLLAPADFLDDVAAAGYSADLDVHVLRTALAQRARWVAGHGDAVPDHLNVNLSVAGLLCPELPAVVARELAHADVPSRALRLELPEVATAAHLRAAQPALRALRALGVAITLDDVGSGAAGLSHLSELHVDGLKIDRRFVEQAVDDVRSAVVVRTLVELGHGLGVPVTAEGVRSSEHLDLLRQLAPGRCLLAQGSAVSEPLHPDDVPALWARQEAGADVGAGVTGGGGRWPSASARGGSTAAACAAPPRRGSPPSSPR
- a CDS encoding type II toxin-antitoxin system VapB family antitoxin, coding for MIFARVGDSRPYPEHGCDTPRQWAAVPPRQVRLDELVTTKRTLDLVNLLSEDSTFYGDLFAHVVQWRGALYLEDGLHRALRAALQQRSVLHARVLVVPD
- a CDS encoding FecCD family ABC transporter permease, which codes for MSRTTAAPSSPSRAAAGGRPWQRGLVPAAVLVAGAVLLVWSVGVATTLGPADVSLVNVRDVLLNHLTGAGIPVRASEDAIVWEERLPRALVAAACGAGLSVCGVVLQSLLRNALADPFVLGISSGASAGAVVIGVMGLGGGVLGLSGGAFVGALLAFAAVLGLTRLAGGGTTVVVLAGVASTQLFSALTSLVVFAVADSDQVRGVVFWLLGSLEGVRWPDVVLTGSVVLVGVAVCVVAARSLDALAFGDDLASSLGVPVAHLRAGLLVLTALLTAALVSVVGAVGFVGLVLPHAARLLVGQSHLRLVPVAALLGAVFVVWVDAVGRVAFAPTPLPVGVGTALVGVPVFAALLVRRRRRA